The Jeotgalibacillus aurantiacus genome segment TGTTTCCCTAGGGAAAACAGTGACTTTTATTGAACTTCCGGATGGTGACGAAGAGTCGTACACAATCGTCGGAAGTGCGGAAGCAGATCCGTTTGAGGGACGCATTTCAAATGACTCACCGATTGCTAAAAGCCTGATTGGTAAAGTGGTCGGCGATGAAGTGAAAGTGCAGACACCAGGCGGAGACATGGATGTCCGTATTACATCAATCAGCTAAAATGGTAATGAAAGCACCGGGACCAACAGTTCTGGTGCTTTTTTCTTACCGGTCATTCATATAAAAACCTGCTTATGCTGTAACCAAATTTATGATCAAACGTCTTATCTGTGTAGGTATTGAATCACTGACGCTAAAAACGGTCTTCTTGTCACTTGCCGGAATGATAAGAATCCGTGTTATAGTAGTTTAGATTCTTTTAAGCAGGGAAAAAAGTGTGAGTGAGGAGTGAAGAAATCATGAACAAAAATTCCAGATCAACGATTCAAAGTAAAAAGAGGAAAACAAATATCATATATAATACCTCGATTGCGATTGTATTCGGACTTATTCTGATTGTAGGTTCCATTATATTCTTTGGGGGCAACGAGAATCAGGCTGCATCTGAAGACGAGGAAAAAACCATCGCTGAACAGGTTCAGGAAAACAACGGAGTAGCTGATGAACAGGATTCAAATGACAATGAAGAGCAGCAGGAAGAATCAGAATCAGCATCATTAACCGCTGCTGAATCACAGGAGCAGGAGGACAACGCTTCTGAAGATGAGCAGACTGAAGAGCAGGCTGCAGCGGTTGAAGAAAAGGAAAAGAAAGAAAAAGAAGAAAAGAAAAAGAAAAAAGATGAAAAGCCTGAAGAAGGTGAATTTAAGCCAATCGGTACTGAGCAGACAGGCGAACATGTATCTTCCTATGAAGAAGGCACTGTAGACTGGAATGAGAAGGTAAAAGCAGCTGCTTATGCAACCGGTCTAGACGCTTCTACCATGACAGTATGGTGGATGGGTAACAATGGAGGACCAAACCTTTCATATGCTGACGTATCAGGTCCTGATGCCTCTTCAGAAGAATACCGCGTCCACCTTGAGTGGATTGATGGTGAAGGTTGGAAGCCGGTTAAAGTTGACGAACTATAAAACAAATCCCCGTTCATTAGTGAACGGGGATTTGTTTTATGGACATATAATAACCGTGCCGGGCATTTCTTCGCTTTCCTTTGTCTAGCTGCGGCGACTAGCCCCTCGAGGTCATAAGTCAAAGCTGAACGAGGGCAAAAGACAGCCCTCTTTTCATCTTCGCCTTATGTTTGTCGGGGCTGGACGAGTCACCTCCGCTTTTCTAAGGCCGCGCGATGAGCCAGCTAGTGCTCCGCACTACGCTGTCTCACCTGTCGCTTCTATGCCGCAGGAGTCTACGGAATGGCCCGGCACTTTTTGAAAAGTATGCTGCCAATTGAATGAATAATCCGTCCATCTAAAACCAAAAAAAGCAATTCATACAACTGAATATTGAAATTGTTTAGTGTTATTCGGCCTTGAAATGAACGCAGGCTGTATAGAGTAATCGTCCATCACCCATTTTGGTTACTTCATGTTCAACGGAATGAACCCGGAGCAGAATCGCCTGGTTGTTTTCAACCTGCTGCTGAATGGCGCGTTCCAGCTCCTTAAGACTCGAAGCCTCAAAAAACTCTATTTTATCTTTAATCATGTCCAGTTGAAAACTCATGATAATCTCCCCTGACAACGTATAGTGCTTGAGAAAAAGCATGGAATTAGTATAACATGAGGTGATTGAACTTTACGACTGGCTATGGTAAGTTCAAAGAAGTTTTGAATCATTTGCTCAGAAAGCAGGGATAGTATGAAAATCGGAATTATTGGTGCGATGGAAGAGGAAGTTGAACTTCTGAGATCAAATATTGAACAGGCAAAAACCGAAACCATTGCGAACAGTGAATTTACATCCGGATGGATCGATGGTAAAGAAGTTGTACTTGTAAAAAGCGGGATTGGAAAAGTTAATGCGGCAATGACAACCACGATTCTGCAGGAACGATATCAGCCTGACTACATATTAAATACAGGGTCTGCCGGCGGTTTTGATCCAACTCTTGAGGTTGGTGATGTTGTGATTTCCACCGAAGTGAGACACCATGATGTTGATGTAACCGCCTTTAATTATGAGTACGGACAGGTTCCGGGTATGCCTGTTGCTTTTAAGGCTGAAGATCAACTCAGACAGGCTGCACGTGAGAGCGCTGAAGAAATCGGGACTGTTAATACGGTTGACGGGCTTATCGCGACAGGAGATTCATTTATGAATGACCCTGCAAGAGTAAAAGCACTTGAAGATAAATTTGAAGGTCTCCAGGCACTTGAAATGGAGGCAGCGGCGATTGCCCAGGTCGCACATCAGTACGGAACACCTTTTGTCATTATCCGTTCCCTGTCTGATATTGCTGGGAAAGAGTCAGATCTGTCTTTTGAACAGTATTTGAAAAAAGCAGCTGTCAATTCAGCCAATCTGATTCTAGGAATCGTTAAAAGAATAAAGTGATCTTAATGAAGCTCTTCCTGTGAGAATGCATGGAAGAGCTTCATTAATGCTCTTTTTTCGATCCGGGAAACATAGCTTCTGGAGATCCCGAGCTCTTTGGCGATTTCGCGCTGGGTCTTTTCATCCTGTCCACTGAGCCCGAAGCGTGCACTGATCACTTCAATTTCCCTGTCTTCAAGTGTTTGTAATAGTCCGCGGACCTTCTCTTCATTCATTTTCTGTTCGAGCTGATCATCAAGTGCCTCATCTTCACCCCGCAAAATGTCTATCAGACTGATCGCATTACCATCTTTATCTTCTCCGATCGGGTCATTTAATGAAACATCCTTTTTCGTCTTTTTCAATGAGCGCAAAAACATAAGAAGTTCATTTTCAATACATCTTGCAGCATAGGTGGCCAGTTTGGTTCCTTTTTCGAAAGAGTAACTTTCAATTGCTTTAATGAGTCCGATTGTACCGATCGAGATCAGATCTTCAGGAGACTCCCCTGTATTTTCAAACTTTTTCACAATATGTGCCACAAGTCTTAGGTTGTGTTCAATCAAAAGCTTTCGTGCCTCCTGATCACCTTCTAACACTTTTTCAATGGCCTCTTTTTCTTCCTCTTTACCAAGCGGCTTGGGGAAAGCATTCTGTTTGAAGTATCCGGTCAGTGCAGGCAAATCGCATACAGTAGCAAGCATCATCAAAAAAATAGACAAGCTATCCCTCCTTTTTCCATTCGCCCTACTGCTACGATATGAAAAAAAGCTGGAAACTTGCCCGTCCTACTCATTCAATTTATATTCTCTCAGTGACCTGGTCATTTTGCCGGTACCCTTACACGTCTGACATTTTCTGCTGAGAAATCCAGCTCTTCTGATTAAACCCTTACCCCGACATTCAGAACAAATGTTAACAACCTTCATAAGGATCCTCCTGTCCGAATATTCAGAATTCTTTATTCTATCGTATAGGATCCCGTGAAAAATTGCCACTACTTCATTCTGAAAGTGCAGGTATGGATAAAGTAAGGTAGTATAATAATGATAGTTTTTTAGATTCAGCTTGCCTGTCGCTTACTGATTTCACGCTCAATCATCTGGATGAAGTCAGAAGCGAGGTTCAGTCGAATTGCTTCTTCAAGTGCTTTGATCAGAAGGGGAAGTGGAAGGTTGTTCATAAAAATATCTCCTCTCAGTTTTTTCGCTAAAATGATAGTAGCAAAATTTTTTTGAAAGAACAAGCGTTCTGTTATCCACAACTCCAAGTGGATAACCTGTGTAAAACGTGTAGATAACTATCCTGATATAAAGAGTTTATCAGTAAATGACCGTTGATAAAGTTATCCACAAAACAAAGATGTGCATTATTTGTCGAACGAATTTTGAGATAATTTTCAAATTGAAGAATGCTTTTGAACTTACGCATGAGATCATGTATGATAAAGACTTGAAGTGAAGAGGTGAACGATGATGATAAAACTATTTTTACCGAATGAATACGTAGACAGCGTATTTGAAATAACACCGGAAAAACTGAAAAAACAGGGAATTAAAGCAATTATTACTGATCTTGATAATACGCTTGTTGAATGGGATCGTAAGAACGCTACTCCAAAACTGATTGAGTGGCTTGAAAATATGCAAAAGCATGATATTCTCGTGACCATTGTGTCTAATAATAATCAATTGAGAGTGGCAGCGTTCTCAGATCCGATTGGTGTACCGTTTATTTATCATGCCAGAAAACCGATGGGACGCGCCTTCAGACGTGCGCTGCGTGATATGAATGTAAAGAAATCAGAAACGGTTGTCATTGGTGATCAGCTTCTGACAGATGTTCTCGGCGGGAATCTGAATAAGCTGTATACGATTCTTGTTGTACCGGTTGCCAAAACAGACGGATTCTTTACAAGAATTAACCGTCTGATTGAAAGACGCCTTTTGAACTTTTTTAAGCGTAAAAAAATGATACAGTGGGAGGATAAAAAGTGAGCGATTTACACGTGACGTGTATTGGGTGTGGTGTTGAGATCCAGACAGAGGATAAAGAGGCGATTGGCTATGCACCACCATCCAGTTTGAAAAGGGAGCAGATCATCTGTCAGCGCTGCTTCAAATTAAAGCACTATAATGAAGTGCAGGATGTTTCATTAACAGATGATGATTTCCTTAAGATTCTGAATGGACTCGGTGAAGTGGACGCGCTGATTGTTAAAGTTGTAGATATTGTAGACTTTAACGGCAGTTTCCTGAAAGGCCTGCACCGTTTTGTTGGAAAGAACCCTGTATTATTAATTGGAAACAAATCCGATATTCTTCCTAAGTCACTAAAGCCGAATAAGCTGATTAACTGGATGAAGTACGAAGCGAAGCAGCTCGGGCTGAAGCCGGTGGACGTGCTCTTATGCAGTGCCGATAAGGGACACCGTATTCAGGAAGTGTTGGAAGCGATTGATCGCGAGCGGAAAGGCCGTGACGTATATATTGTCGGCTGTACCAATGTAGGGAAATCCACGCTGATTAACCGGATCATCAAAGAGGTGACGGGGGAAAATGATGTGATTACGACCTCTCAATTCCCTGGAACGACACTTGATATGATTGAAATTCCTCTTGACGATGGTCAGGCAATTATTGATACACCGGGAATTATCAACCGCGACCAGATGGCGCATGTAATTAACAAGCAGGACTTGAAAATTGTCATGCCAAGAAAAGAATTAAAACCTAAAGTGTTTCAGTTAAAAGAAGAGCAGACACTTTTTGTTGCAGGTCTGGCAAGATTTGATTTTATCAGTGGAGAGAAAAATTCATTTACATGCTATTTTTCAAATGAACTGGATATCCACCGCACGAAGCTTGAAAATGCGGACAATCTTTACGAAAAGCATGTGGGAGACATGTTATCCCCTCCGCGCAGTGAGGATCTTGCAGCATTTCCGAAGCTGAAAAGACACGAGTTTATGATTAAGGAAGCGAAAACAGATATCGTGTTCTCAGGTCTTGGCTGGATAACAGTTAATGAAGCAGGAGCAAAGGTAGCTGCTTATGTCCCGGAAGGTGTAAGTGCGATCGTGCGTAAGTCATTAATCTGACAGGAGTTGAATGATCATGAAGCTGGCCGTTATCGGACATCCTATTAAACAGTCAAAATCACCCTTTATGCATAAGATCTGGCTTGAAGAGCTCGGCATTTCCGGGAGCTATGAAGCGAAGGACATTCTGCCGGAATCACTTGCCGGGGAGGTTGAAGCGCTTTTGAAGGGTGGATATGACGGCTGGAACGTGACCATTCCGCATAAAGAAGCCATCATACCGTTACTGGATGAGGTTGATGAACAAGCATCTGCGCTTGGTGCCGTTAACACTGTTATTGTAAAGGATGGCAGACTGATTGGTAAAAACACTGATGGGACAGGCTTCATGAAATCTCTTTTATTAAAGAGAACTGCTGAAGACATTGCCCGTTCCAGGGTGTTAATGATCGGCGCAGGCGGTGCTGCCAAAGGGATTGCAGGAGCGCTTGTCCCTTATCAGCCCAAATCTTTCTCAATTGCAAACAGAACACCCTCAAAAGGTGAACGGCTTCTAAACAGTCTGGTCATCAATGGTGAAAAGTACGCTTTAACAATAGATGAAGCGGAAGTGCAATTAGATAAATTTGATATTGTAATCAATACAACGTCGGTCGGTATGGTCCCGGATACAGATCAAACCCCGATCGATATGACAAGAGTCAGAAGAAAAAGTCTGGCGGCAGATATTATTTATAACCCACTTCAAACAGCGTTTTTAAAACAGGCATCAGAAGCTGGTGCTGATACGCTGAACGGAGTGGGAATGTTTGTGTATCAAGGCGCAACCGCTTTTGAAGAGTGGACGGGGAAAAAACCGGATGCTGAAAAAATGATAAAAAGGATTTCAGAAACAATAGGAGGATCATAATGCTTACAGGTAAACAAAAAAGATTTTTACGTGGTGAAGCACATCACCTATCACCTATTTTCCAAATTGGGAAAGGTGGCGTGAACGATAATATGGTAAAACAGATTGGTGAAGCATTAGAAGCAAGAGAACTTATTAAAATCAGTGTGCTCCAGAACTGTGAACAGGATAAGGATGAGGCTGCAGCTGTTATTGTGAAGGGAGCACGCGCCGAACTCGTTCAAATTATCGGAAATACGATTGTTGTGTATAAAGAGTCAAGAGAAAATAAGAAGATTGAGCTTCCGAAAAAAGGCTGATGCAAAAAAAGAGGATTGGCCTGCTAGGGGGCTCATTTGATCCTGTTCATATTGGCCATTTGATCATGGCGAATGAAGCTTATCAATCTCTTGGACTCGATGAAGTGAGATTTATGCCAAACGGTGCGCCACCACATAAGTCATTGTCCGGACAGGCAACAATTATGCAAAGGGTCGAAATGGTGGAACTCGCAATTGCGAATATCCCGTATTTTAAAATGGAATATGCAGAGGTCCATCGTAAGAATAAAGCGTACACGTATGATACAATAATGGAAATAAAAGAAAACGAACCTGGTCATGAATGGTTTTTTATCATTGGTGGAGATATGATGGATACATTAGCATCTTGGTACAGAATAAACGATTTAAAAAAACACGTTCAGTTTATCGGGTTTCATCGTCCGGGCATCACTCCTGCTGATGATACTGATGTCAGGGTCATAGAAGGACCCTCCATTCATTTATCATCAACCTTTATACGTGACCGGATTAAATCCGGTCAAAACTGCAAATTTCTTCTTCCGTCTTCTGTAGAGGCGTATATCAGTAAGGAGGGGTTGTATGAATCGTGAGGAAGCACTTTCTTATGTCCGTGAAATACTTCCTGCTAAGAGGTATATTCACACGCTGGGCGTAGTTGAAACGGCAAAAGCGCTGGCGGAATCAATCGGGGAGGATGCTGAAAAGGCAGAACTTGCTGCTGCGCTGCATGATATGGCGAAATATCAGAGCAGGGATGAATTGAAAAGGATCATTGTCGATCAGAAACTGGACATGCGCCTGCTTGATTTTCATCATGAGCTATGGCACGGTCCGGTAGCGGCACACCTGGCAAAAACGGAACTAGGCATTGAATCAGAAGAAGTGCTGCTTGCGATCCGTTACCATACGACCGGCAGAGCAAATATGACGAAGCTTGAACAAATCGTTTATTTGGCAGATTATATAGAACCCGGGAGAAAGTTTCCCGGCGTTGAAAAAGTAAGAGAGATAGCTTATACAGATTTTGATAAAGCGATGCGAAAAGCGGTAAAACAATCTATATTATTCCTGATTGAGAAAAAACAGCGTGTCTTTCCTGATTCGCTTGATTGTTATAACGACTTAATGCTGCAAAAGGAGAAGTTAAAATATGAAAGAAACTGAACTGTTAGCCCTTGCCTACAACGCGGTTGATGACAAGCGGGCAGAAGATATTATTACATTAAACATGCAGGGGATTTCCCTGATTGCAGATTACTTTATGATCTGTCACGGTAACTCAGACAAGCAGGTACAGGCGATTGCGCGTGAAGTAAAGGATCGTGCAGAAGAAGCCGGTTTTTCAGTGAAGCGCATGGAAGGCTATGACGAAGCGCGCTGGGTGCTTGTGGATCTTGGCTACGTTGTTGTACACGTGTTCCATCGTGATGAGCGCGATTACTACAAGCTCGAGAAACTTTGGGGAGATGCTCCGATTGAAGATATGACGAGCAGCCTGAACTGATGTCTTATGAATCATTTGCCCTTGTCTATGACCAGCTGATGGCGGATGTACCTTACGATTCCTGGATGGCTTTCTTAGTTGAAGCAACAGGGGATCAGGGCCATTCTGCGAAAAGACTTCTTGATGTTGGTTGTGGAACAGGTGAGTGGACGTTAAAGGCTTCAGAATATGGCTATGACGTAACCGGCATCGATCTATCTTCATCCATGCTCACCATTGCGCGTGAAAAAGCGGAAGAAGCAGGGCTGAAGGTTGATTTTTTCGAAATGAATATGACAGACGTGCAGGGTTTTGAACCTTTTGACCGCATTACGATCTTTTGCGATTCACTCAATTATCTTGAGACAGAAGAAGAGGTTCAAAAAACTTTTGCCAATATGGCTGTTCTGTTAAAGAGCGGAGGTTATTTACTGTTCGATGTCCATTCGATTTATAAAATGAACCACTTGTTCATCGGTCAGTCCTATCATGATGACACAGGTGAAGCAGCTTACATCTGGGATTCTTTTGAAGGGGAATATGAAAACAGCGTGGAGCATGAACTGAGCTTTTTCATTGAGGAAGAATCAGGTCTGTACAGACGATATGATGAGCTTCACAAACAGCGTACATTTACTGCTGAGCAGTATCAACAATGGCTTGAAGAAGCCGGTTTTCAGGTGAAATCCATTTCAGCCGACTTCACGATGGATGCACCGGAAGAAACAAGCGAACGCATCTTCTTTGTATGTACCAAACCATAACAACAATACGAACAGCGCCTTTTTGAGGAGCTGTTCTTTTTTATTGTAAGAATGTCAGGCGTGTATGAAATGGACTTTTTATCGATCAGAGGACCTGCCACACCCGGAGACTCCTGCGGCAGTGAAGCGACAGGTGAGGCAGGTCCGGTCTTACTATAATTAAAAATTCGTGTTTCCTTTTTAAAAATGGTATCATAAGGTAATCTTCTGAATCGGCCGCTGCTTCAGGAGGAATGGATCGTGAAAAATTGGATTTTAACTTACCGCAAACAGCTTCTTTATACTTCTCCTTTTATCCTCATCATCCTTTTTATTTTGTTTATCAATCCATCCGATCAGGAACCCGTTCCCTCACCACTTACTACACAAACAATGGAGCAAAAGCCTGACCCTGTAACTGAACAGGTTGAAACGGACACTGCCACTGAGAGCGTTACAAATGAAATTCATGTTGATGTTAAAGGCCAGATCAAACATCCCGGTGTTTATCGAATGAAAGAGGGGGACAGGGTCATTGATCTGATCGCTGCGGCAGGTGGTGAAACAGCTTCTGCAGATATGATAACAGTGAATCTTGCACAAAAACTTTCTGATGAAATGGTCATTTACATCCCGGTCCCGGGTGAGCAGGAGTTCAATATTCCGGATACTGTTGAAAAAGAACAGGGGAAAGTAAATCTGAATACAGCGGATCAGGCAGAGCTTGAGACCATTCCCGGAGTAGGACCAGCCAAAGCTTTAGCGATTATTGAGTTCAGGGAGTCGAATGGTGCATTTAAAGAAATCGAAGAAATTATGAACATTTCAGGCATTGGAGAGAAAACTTTTGATAAACTGAAAGAGTCAATTACCGTAAAATAATCATCAGCAGCGGCTGGTAACAGGAGGTACTCATAATGGAAAGAATTTCATGGGATCAGTATTTTATGGCTCAGAGTCATCTGCTTGCTTTAAGGAGTACTTGTACAAGACTGGCAGTTGGTGCAACCATCGTCAGGGAAAACCGGATTATTGCCGGAGGATATAACGGCTCGATAAAAGGCGGGACACATTGTATCGATGAGGGGTGTTATGTTATTGATAATCATTGTGTGCGCACGATTCACGCGGAAATCAATGCTTTGCTGCAATGTGCAAAGTTTGGTGCAGCGACTGAAGGAGCGCATTTGTACGTTACTCATTTCCCTTGTCTGCAGTGTTCAAAAGCGATTATTCAGGCGGGGATTCAGAAGATTTATTACGCAACGGATTATAAAAACCATCCTTACGCTGAAGAATTATTTGAGCAGGCGGGTGTACATATCGAACACGTTCCGTTCGACCCGAGCTCAATTGAAGCTTTAATCAGATCTTCAGATCAAAATGAGCATATAAAATGAAGCCGTTCCTACCGGCTGTCCCCGCCGCGCTGATCGGTGTTCTGGCGGGGCACTTTCATTTATGGCTGTATCTGGTCATTCCTCTGGTTATTCTTATGCTTATTAAAAAAATGAGATGGCTAACCTTCATACTCGTTGCAGTAGTAATGATCTCTTTTTATATAAGGTCGGATTTTTATTATTCCACATTATCCTCTACGCTTGATCCTTCAGAAACACCCGCTTTGCTTAAATTAACCTCTCCATTTAAAAACTCCGGTGATTATTTAACCGCAGAAGCTCAAACGTCTGAAAAAGAAAAAGTGATTATTCGTCTTTCAAAAAACTACACAGGAGCTGCTGATCTGTTCCCGGCAGAGTGTGTCTGGACAGGTGAATGGCATGAACCATCTGAAGCAGTCAACTTTAACGGCTTTGATTATCAGCAATACCTCTCTCTTCAGAATATCCATTGGATTTTTCATGCAGAAGATTTTTCAGAATGTGAGCAATTGCCTCCTTCGTTTATGGAGAAGCTCCTTTTAATAAGAGAGCGGGGCATCTCCCATATGAAAGCCCGTTTTCCGGAATCACTGCATGGTATCAGTTATGCTCTTTTGTTTGGAGACCGGTCTTTGATGAAGGAAGAGCATCTTATTGCTTACCAGAAGCTAGGGATCATTCATTTGCTGGCGATTTCCGGTATGCACGTCGGGCTGGTCTCTGTTCTGATCTGGAAAGTACTGCTCCGGCTGCAGTTGACGCGTGAATCGATTACGTTAATATTGTTTATCCTACTGCCGCTGTATGCTGTCATGACGGGTGCTTCTCCACCGGTTCTGCGTGCTTCAGGCATTGTGTTAACGATATTGGCTGTAAGGTTCATGAAGGGAAGGATGTCCCTGATAGAAGCGTTCTCTGTTGTAATCTGTTTTCATCTTTTCCTTATACCCGCGGCTGTGATGTCCCCAGGCTTTCAGTTGAGTTATGCAGTAAGTCTGTCCATCATTCTTTCTTCAAAACGCATCCTGCAACAATCATCCTCCATCATCGCCGTTTTAAAGGTAACGGGTGTTGCCCAGCTCGGTGCTCTTCCGTTTTTGCTTTGGCACTTTTACGAGGTCTCTATTGCTTCGTTTTTTGCTAATTTAATCTACATTCCTTTTTATACATTGTTTTTATTACCGGTTCTGCTACTGTTTTATGGGGCCAGCTTTGTTTTTCCTTCTGCTGTCTCAATTCTACTAGTGATTCCGGATCAGGCTGTCAGGTTATTTGATCATGCTGCTTTATTTTTTTCTGAATTTCCCTATGCCGTTCTGGTGACTGGAAAGCCTGCTGTATTCATGCTTTTTATGATTGTGATATCACAGATTGTCATTTTTTACTTTCTTGAGAAAAGAAAATACGGTGTCGTTTTTAGTTTGATCATGCTTTTTTGTATCTTCGGATTTTCTCGGGATCAGATTAACCCTAATGGTACAGTTACATTTATTGATGTAGGGCAGGGTGACAGCATATTGATTGATCTTCCTTATAATCAGGGGACGTATCTGATTGACGCAGGAGGAGCAATGGCTTTTTCAGATGAGGATGAGCCGTTTAGAGTTGGGAAGGAAATCATTGTACCCTTCCTTAAAAGCAGGGGAATCACATCGCTTGATCTTCTTATACTGACTCATCATGACTGGGATCACATTGGAGGTGCTGAAGATATCGCAGAGGAAATTCATATTAAAGAGGTTTGGACAAGTGAAGGATCACCTGATAAAAAGGAGATGAAGGAGCTTCTTGACTACTTTTACGAACAGAAGATACCGGTTTTTGAGCAGAATGAAACATTTACATGGGAGATTGGAGATGCGGAATTTAAGCTGATTCATCCGGATGATCATCTGGAAGGGAATAATAACTCTCTAGTTCTTCACGCACTCATCGGAGGAATGAGTTGGTTGTTTACCGGAGATATCGAAACAGAGGCTGAACGCAGTTTAAGTAAGCTGCCCATCCGTTCTAATGTTTTGAAAGTAGCCCATCATGGCAGCAACACATCCACGACAGACGAATTTCTAAATGCTGTTAATCCGGAGATTGCCGTCATCTCGGCAGGAAGAAACAATCGTTATGGTCACCCGCATCCTGATGTGCTGAAAAGGCTTGAGGATCAGGGTACAGCAGTGCTTGGCACTTATTCACACGGCGCGATTGAATTCCGCTATCGTAAAAACAATGGAACCTTTCACTGGATGCTTCCATACGCTATGGGAGTAAGTGAAATACAAAATAAAAAAGAGCCCGATCAGGCTCTTCATCAGGATCCTTAAGATCCAACTACCGATATAACGGTTCCTACAGTAAATAATAGTGCAAAAAATACGAATGAAACAACGAATGCTACACCGGAGTCAATTAAGTCGTTACGCTTCGACTGAACATTTTTTTCAAACTCGTTCATTTTTACCCCTCCTATATATACTTTTTCAGTATAGAGGATGCCAGAAAAAAAATCTATACTTACAAATTATTTTTCCTGCTATCCCATCGGTTATCACAAATATTTCACGATTTGTTGAAAATACTAACCGTGTAAACCACTGCTTAGAGAATATCCTAGGCTTCTCTTGGCAGAGTTTAAATACCCGCGCCGGTTATCCGGTGCGGCTTCCTGTGTTGTCATCAGCACGTGATTTCATTAGAATAAGAATATCTTCAGTTAAAGAATAGCTTTTTCCAGTGGCAGGTGCAAATCAGACCGCTGGTGAGAAGCAGCTTATATACATAAAACGAATCCTGAAAGCTTGGAAATACATTGAATTGAGGCGTTAACATTGATAGTGAAGGAATGGAATCAAATCAAAAACAAGCAGTTTGCCCCTGTTTATCTGCTTTACGGTGAAGAAGACTATCTCCTGCAGGAAACACGTCAGCTGCTTATTAAGCATGTGGTGAATGAAGATGAACTGGATTTCAATTTTTCCGTACACGATTTAAGCGATGGTGCGAGTCTGGAGGCGGCGGTAGAGGATGCGGAATCGTTTC includes the following:
- a CDS encoding YqzM family protein, with amino-acid sequence MNEFEKNVQSKRNDLIDSGVAFVVSFVFFALLFTVGTVISVVGS
- a CDS encoding class I SAM-dependent methyltransferase; translated protein: MSYESFALVYDQLMADVPYDSWMAFLVEATGDQGHSAKRLLDVGCGTGEWTLKASEYGYDVTGIDLSSSMLTIAREKAEEAGLKVDFFEMNMTDVQGFEPFDRITIFCDSLNYLETEEEVQKTFANMAVLLKSGGYLLFDVHSIYKMNHLFIGQSYHDDTGEAAYIWDSFEGEYENSVEHELSFFIEEESGLYRRYDELHKQRTFTAEQYQQWLEEAGFQVKSISADFTMDAPEETSERIFFVCTKP
- the yqeK gene encoding bis(5'-nucleosyl)-tetraphosphatase (symmetrical) YqeK, which codes for MNREEALSYVREILPAKRYIHTLGVVETAKALAESIGEDAEKAELAAALHDMAKYQSRDELKRIIVDQKLDMRLLDFHHELWHGPVAAHLAKTELGIESEEVLLAIRYHTTGRANMTKLEQIVYLADYIEPGRKFPGVEKVREIAYTDFDKAMRKAVKQSILFLIEKKQRVFPDSLDCYNDLMLQKEKLKYERN
- a CDS encoding DNA internalization-related competence protein ComEC/Rec2; this translates as MKPFLPAVPAALIGVLAGHFHLWLYLVIPLVILMLIKKMRWLTFILVAVVMISFYIRSDFYYSTLSSTLDPSETPALLKLTSPFKNSGDYLTAEAQTSEKEKVIIRLSKNYTGAADLFPAECVWTGEWHEPSEAVNFNGFDYQQYLSLQNIHWIFHAEDFSECEQLPPSFMEKLLLIRERGISHMKARFPESLHGISYALLFGDRSLMKEEHLIAYQKLGIIHLLAISGMHVGLVSVLIWKVLLRLQLTRESITLILFILLPLYAVMTGASPPVLRASGIVLTILAVRFMKGRMSLIEAFSVVICFHLFLIPAAVMSPGFQLSYAVSLSIILSSKRILQQSSSIIAVLKVTGVAQLGALPFLLWHFYEVSIASFFANLIYIPFYTLFLLPVLLLFYGASFVFPSAVSILLVIPDQAVRLFDHAALFFSEFPYAVLVTGKPAVFMLFMIVISQIVIFYFLEKRKYGVVFSLIMLFCIFGFSRDQINPNGTVTFIDVGQGDSILIDLPYNQGTYLIDAGGAMAFSDEDEPFRVGKEIIVPFLKSRGITSLDLLILTHHDWDHIGGAEDIAEEIHIKEVWTSEGSPDKKEMKELLDYFYEQKIPVFEQNETFTWEIGDAEFKLIHPDDHLEGNNNSLVLHALIGGMSWLFTGDIETEAERSLSKLPIRSNVLKVAHHGSNTSTTDEFLNAVNPEIAVISAGRNNRYGHPHPDVLKRLEDQGTAVLGTYSHGAIEFRYRKNNGTFHWMLPYAMGVSEIQNKKEPDQALHQDP
- a CDS encoding ComE operon protein 2 is translated as MERISWDQYFMAQSHLLALRSTCTRLAVGATIVRENRIIAGGYNGSIKGGTHCIDEGCYVIDNHCVRTIHAEINALLQCAKFGAATEGAHLYVTHFPCLQCSKAIIQAGIQKIYYATDYKNHPYAEELFEQAGVHIEHVPFDPSSIEALIRSSDQNEHIK
- the rsfS gene encoding ribosome silencing factor, producing the protein MKETELLALAYNAVDDKRAEDIITLNMQGISLIADYFMICHGNSDKQVQAIAREVKDRAEEAGFSVKRMEGYDEARWVLVDLGYVVVHVFHRDERDYYKLEKLWGDAPIEDMTSSLN
- a CDS encoding helix-hairpin-helix domain-containing protein is translated as MKNWILTYRKQLLYTSPFILIILFILFINPSDQEPVPSPLTTQTMEQKPDPVTEQVETDTATESVTNEIHVDVKGQIKHPGVYRMKEGDRVIDLIAAAGGETASADMITVNLAQKLSDEMVIYIPVPGEQEFNIPDTVEKEQGKVNLNTADQAELETIPGVGPAKALAIIEFRESNGAFKEIEEIMNISGIGEKTFDKLKESITVK